The Metabacillus litoralis genome contains a region encoding:
- a CDS encoding tripartite tricarboxylate transporter substrate binding protein, whose translation MKKTMLVVLVGLLSFMLAACGGDKEKANSSESSSNYPEKPITVVAPSGAGGGWDLTARALAKVLSDTKLVEETLTVENKPGGGGAVYMAEFATQEKNNPYKLMISSPPILINHEKKEGNSPYGYGDTTPLAQLTKDYGAIVVKSDSPFNDLQSALDAIKADPTKVTVAGGSSPGSMDHLVAVLPAFKSDIDPKSVKYVSYDGGGEAIAALLGGNADLIATDASAIGEYVKSGKVKVLAVSSPERLEGDLADVPTFKEAGIDADFTIWRGVFGPKELKEEELAFWDKTLQKLSESEEWNNEVKSNGWESEFKNSTDFKKFLDEQNVVIQDLLTALGMQK comes from the coding sequence ATGAAGAAAACAATGTTGGTCGTATTAGTTGGACTTCTAAGTTTTATGTTAGCTGCTTGTGGTGGAGATAAGGAAAAAGCCAATAGTAGTGAAAGTAGCTCTAATTATCCAGAAAAACCAATCACCGTTGTAGCTCCATCAGGTGCAGGCGGCGGCTGGGATTTAACGGCAAGAGCATTAGCGAAGGTTTTATCTGATACAAAGTTAGTTGAAGAAACATTAACAGTTGAAAATAAACCAGGTGGTGGTGGTGCTGTTTATATGGCAGAGTTTGCAACACAAGAAAAAAACAATCCATATAAATTAATGATCAGTTCACCGCCAATTTTAATAAATCATGAGAAAAAAGAAGGAAACAGTCCATATGGTTATGGCGATACAACTCCTTTAGCACAGCTTACAAAAGATTACGGAGCTATTGTTGTAAAAAGTGATTCACCTTTTAATGATTTGCAATCTGCATTAGATGCCATTAAAGCGGATCCAACAAAAGTGACAGTTGCAGGCGGATCTTCACCTGGCTCAATGGATCATTTAGTAGCAGTATTACCTGCATTTAAGTCTGATATTGACCCGAAATCAGTGAAATATGTTTCATATGATGGTGGTGGTGAAGCGATTGCGGCACTGCTAGGAGGAAATGCTGACTTAATTGCTACAGATGCTTCAGCTATTGGAGAATATGTGAAATCAGGAAAAGTGAAAGTGTTGGCGGTTAGTTCACCTGAACGTTTGGAAGGTGATTTAGCAGATGTACCAACTTTTAAAGAAGCAGGGATAGATGCAGACTTTACAATCTGGCGTGGTGTATTTGGACCAAAGGAATTGAAGGAAGAAGAATTAGCTTTCTGGGATAAAACATTACAAAAACTGTCAGAAAGCGAAGAATGGAACAATGAAGTAAAATCAAATGGGTGGGAAAGTGAATTTAAAAACTCAACAGATTTCAAGAAGTTTTTAGATGAGCAAAATGTTGTGATTCAGGACCTCTTAACAGCATTAGGCATGCAAAAATAA
- a CDS encoding tripartite tricarboxylate transporter permease, whose amino-acid sequence MDTIQFLANGFAEALQWHNLLFAFVGVLIGTAVGVLPGIGPMSGVALLIPVTATLTSGLDPESAAASSIILLAGVYYGAMYGGSTTSILLNTPGESSSVVTALDGYQMARQGRAGAALSIAAIGSFFAGIVALIGLTILAEPLSSVALSFGPAEYFSLMILGLCAVSGLAGKSRTKALIMTVVGLLIATIGMDNVSGVARFTYEVPVLYSGIEFLTVAVGLFALGEVFKTILEKESVDGSIAKVERILPTKKDLKESSGPIVRGSLLGFFIGILPGAGATLASFFSYIMEKKISKNPDKFGKGAIEGVAAPEAANNGASGGAMIPLLTLGIPGSGTTAILMGALIMYNIQPGPLFFTDHPQVAWGLIASMFIGNVMLLILNLPLVKIFAKIIETPTKYLLPIIVAISIFGVYAVQFTVFDLLLLIGCGVVGYYLTKHDYPVAPLVLGLVLGPMIENNMRRALTTSNGDFIIFLEKPISLIFLVIALLWMTIPILLKMRGRNVVVNED is encoded by the coding sequence ATGGATACAATTCAATTTTTAGCAAATGGCTTTGCAGAAGCTTTGCAATGGCATAATTTATTGTTTGCGTTTGTTGGAGTATTAATTGGTACTGCGGTTGGTGTTCTTCCAGGAATAGGTCCAATGAGCGGAGTGGCGTTATTAATTCCCGTAACAGCTACTCTTACATCAGGTCTTGATCCTGAATCAGCGGCAGCAAGCTCAATTATTTTATTAGCCGGTGTTTATTATGGAGCGATGTATGGCGGATCGACAACATCTATTTTATTAAATACACCAGGTGAATCGTCATCAGTTGTAACTGCTCTTGATGGTTATCAAATGGCCAGACAAGGAAGAGCTGGAGCTGCACTGTCAATTGCTGCAATTGGTTCATTTTTTGCAGGGATTGTTGCACTTATCGGTCTAACAATTTTAGCGGAACCATTGTCTAGTGTCGCATTGTCTTTTGGTCCAGCAGAGTATTTTTCATTAATGATATTAGGACTTTGTGCCGTCAGTGGCCTTGCAGGAAAATCAAGAACAAAAGCTTTAATTATGACAGTTGTTGGACTGCTAATTGCTACAATCGGAATGGACAATGTATCAGGTGTAGCACGCTTTACGTATGAGGTTCCTGTTTTATATTCAGGTATTGAATTTTTAACTGTTGCAGTGGGACTGTTTGCTCTTGGAGAAGTATTTAAAACAATCTTGGAAAAAGAGAGTGTTGATGGATCTATTGCGAAAGTGGAAAGAATTCTTCCAACAAAAAAAGATTTGAAAGAGAGCTCAGGGCCGATTGTCAGAGGATCTTTATTAGGATTTTTCATTGGGATTTTACCAGGTGCAGGAGCAACATTAGCATCCTTCTTTTCTTATATTATGGAAAAGAAGATTAGTAAAAATCCTGATAAGTTTGGAAAAGGGGCAATTGAAGGGGTGGCCGCACCTGAGGCCGCAAATAATGGTGCCTCAGGTGGAGCAATGATTCCATTATTAACGTTAGGTATACCAGGCTCAGGTACAACAGCAATCTTAATGGGAGCTCTTATTATGTATAATATACAGCCAGGTCCACTATTCTTCACGGATCACCCACAAGTTGCTTGGGGTTTGATTGCTAGTATGTTCATCGGAAATGTGATGCTGCTTATTTTAAATTTACCACTTGTTAAAATTTTTGCGAAAATCATCGAAACACCAACAAAGTATTTATTACCTATTATTGTAGCTATATCAATATTCGGAGTTTATGCTGTTCAATTTACAGTGTTTGATTTATTACTTTTAATTGGTTGTGGAGTAGTGGGTTACTATTTAACAAAGCATGATTACCCTGTAGCGCCACTAGTACTCGGTTTGGTACTAGGGCCAATGATTGAAAATAATATGAGAAGAGCTTTAACTACATCGAATGGAGATTTTATTATTTTCTTAGAGAAGCCCATTTCACTTATCTTTTTAGTGATTGCATTGTTATGGATGACCATTCCAATTCTATTAAAAATGAGAGGTCGAAATGTTGTTGTAAACGAAGATTAA
- a CDS encoding ATP-binding protein yields MKRTNRPKLYIRIILFALSLILLIVLLCSILYYHTLSKTVEQQISKRALHVATTIANMPEIHEAFDTEDPSRIIQPLVEKIRVEIGAEYIVIGNKEGIRYSHPIPERIGKKMVGGDNVKALKEGKSYVSKATGSLGPSLRGKVPILDGDEIIGVVSVGFLIEDIENTVFDYGKPVIWIAITAFLLGTLGSIILARRIKNTMMGLEPEEIATLFKQRNAVIETVHEGIIVINEDGKILIINQAAYDILSLDKTKPVVGEQVFDIIPNSSLLDVLRTGEKQLDKQLEIRNKIIIANRIPVKYGDEVIGVVSSFRLKSDIDQLTEELSQVKRYTEALRAQTHEFNNLLYTISGLIQLGSLDEALTLIHEETESQRDFTQFLMRKIKDPWLGGILLGFYNRAKELKVTFHVDRESSLEEIPKHIGYSSLVSILGNLITNGFEELEKQKRKERYVRFFITDLGDDLIMEIEDSGTGVEPHMLSEIFKKGFSTKDGKNRGLGLAKVSELVEELNGSITIETGELGGALFIIAIPKEEPK; encoded by the coding sequence TTGAAAAGAACGAATCGACCTAAGCTTTATATACGCATTATTTTGTTTGCCCTTAGTCTTATTTTATTAATTGTTCTTTTATGTAGTATTTTATACTATCATACTTTATCAAAAACAGTTGAGCAGCAAATTAGCAAAAGAGCTTTACATGTTGCTACAACGATAGCGAACATGCCTGAGATTCATGAAGCATTTGATACTGAAGATCCATCTAGAATTATTCAGCCTTTGGTTGAAAAAATAAGAGTGGAAATTGGCGCTGAATATATCGTAATTGGTAATAAAGAAGGAATTCGATATTCTCACCCAATTCCAGAGAGAATTGGGAAAAAGATGGTTGGAGGAGACAATGTTAAGGCGTTAAAAGAAGGTAAATCTTATGTTTCCAAGGCAACTGGATCCTTAGGGCCTTCATTAAGAGGAAAGGTACCAATTCTTGATGGTGATGAAATTATAGGTGTAGTCTCAGTAGGTTTTTTAATTGAGGATATTGAAAATACAGTCTTTGATTACGGAAAACCTGTTATTTGGATTGCCATTACTGCATTTCTTTTGGGAACATTAGGTTCGATTATATTAGCAAGAAGGATAAAAAATACAATGATGGGACTAGAGCCTGAGGAAATTGCTACATTGTTTAAACAACGTAATGCTGTTATTGAAACGGTTCATGAAGGAATCATTGTTATTAATGAGGATGGAAAGATATTGATCATCAATCAAGCTGCATATGACATTTTATCACTAGATAAGACAAAACCTGTTGTTGGAGAACAGGTTTTTGATATTATCCCTAATTCTTCTTTACTAGATGTTCTAAGAACAGGCGAAAAGCAACTAGATAAACAACTAGAAATTAGAAATAAGATCATTATAGCAAACCGTATTCCTGTTAAATATGGAGATGAAGTGATTGGTGTCGTATCTAGCTTTAGACTTAAATCTGATATTGATCAATTAACAGAAGAATTATCACAAGTGAAGAGATACACAGAAGCCTTAAGAGCGCAGACCCACGAGTTTAATAACTTGCTTTATACGATTTCGGGATTAATTCAATTAGGGTCATTGGATGAGGCCCTGACACTTATTCATGAAGAAACAGAAAGTCAAAGAGATTTTACACAATTTCTCATGAGGAAAATAAAAGATCCATGGCTTGGTGGGATTTTACTAGGGTTTTACAATCGTGCTAAAGAGCTAAAGGTTACCTTTCATGTTGATCGAGAAAGCAGTCTGGAGGAGATTCCTAAGCACATTGGTTATAGTAGTTTGGTTTCAATTTTAGGAAACCTTATAACGAATGGATTTGAAGAATTAGAAAAGCAAAAACGTAAAGAACGATATGTACGTTTTTTTATAACTGATCTAGGTGATGATCTCATTATGGAAATTGAAGATAGTGGAACCGGTGTTGAACCTCACATGTTATCTGAGATTTTTAAAAAGGGTTTCTCAACAAAGGATGGGAAAAATCGAGGGCTTGGTTTAGCGAAAGTGAGTGAATTAGTCGAGGAACTAAATGGGAGTATTACAATTGAAACAGGCGAATTAGGTGGTGCTTTGTTTATTATTGCGATCCCAAAGGAGGAGCCAAAATGA
- a CDS encoding methyl-accepting chemotaxis protein, whose protein sequence is MKRRIKVDWHSISIKMMVLLTIIIVFSVSTIGLTSYFIAKDQLTKAGKQEIYHIVNSSLATLEAINQQVENGHLTLEEGKEEARLLLSGPKLKNGEHDYKNSHFLYKGEGYILAYDANFSSQVHPSNPVGDIPEDTTNREKMVKGSLASNKEDRYVYYDDVNDETGEMRKKISYMEHFEPWDWYVGLAVYEDEFYEGLEIIKFIILWGTFVLILISILVFYLAIKKKISLLKEVAKSSMDIADGKIQATNLSESRDEIGQLAGAYNKMSYQLLELVQNVKSTSSNLLDSATELSAVSEQTLASSEEIGTAVSEISTGTQEQANDLENINHSVETLTKSIDSMNQQSNIIKGVTSKSQLLSNEGNEIVSSLRKSNADSLHASEKINTGIKSLYDKTQEIHHIMVTIENIAAETNLLALNASIEAARAGEHGKGFSVVADEIRKLAEQSKQATYQVRGVVSTIATETGNTVEIVEQTMLTSTKLNDDVLETQDKFNQLSNSINETVSALEILNDEIRNITNQTSMIGDGIQSSSGVSEQTAASVEEISSSIDEQNNAIRQVAKSAEQLNIMNKELDDMLSKYKL, encoded by the coding sequence ATGAAGAGGAGAATTAAGGTCGACTGGCATAGTATATCAATCAAGATGATGGTTTTACTTACGATTATTATTGTGTTTTCCGTATCAACGATTGGATTAACTAGTTATTTCATAGCAAAGGATCAATTAACGAAAGCTGGTAAACAAGAGATTTATCACATTGTTAATAGTTCATTAGCTACTTTAGAGGCAATAAACCAACAGGTGGAAAACGGTCATCTAACTTTAGAGGAGGGGAAAGAGGAAGCAAGGCTCCTTTTGAGTGGACCAAAACTTAAGAATGGAGAGCATGATTATAAGAATTCGCATTTTTTATATAAAGGTGAAGGGTATATCCTCGCCTATGATGCAAACTTTTCCTCACAAGTTCATCCAAGTAATCCAGTAGGAGATATTCCTGAGGATACGACAAATCGTGAAAAAATGGTGAAAGGCTCATTAGCTTCAAATAAAGAAGACCGTTATGTCTATTACGATGACGTGAACGATGAAACAGGAGAAATGAGAAAGAAAATATCTTATATGGAACATTTTGAGCCGTGGGATTGGTATGTTGGTCTAGCTGTTTACGAAGATGAATTTTATGAAGGCTTAGAAATCATTAAATTTATCATATTATGGGGAACTTTTGTGCTTATATTAATAAGTATATTAGTATTTTACTTGGCAATTAAAAAGAAAATTTCTTTATTGAAAGAAGTTGCAAAATCTTCAATGGATATTGCTGATGGAAAGATTCAGGCTACAAATCTTTCAGAATCAAGAGATGAGATTGGTCAATTAGCAGGTGCATATAATAAGATGTCTTATCAGCTTCTTGAATTAGTACAAAATGTAAAAAGTACAAGTTCAAACTTACTTGACTCAGCAACAGAGCTTTCTGCAGTATCAGAACAAACGCTAGCAAGCAGCGAAGAGATTGGTACAGCTGTCTCGGAAATTTCTACAGGAACTCAAGAGCAAGCTAATGATTTAGAAAACATTAATCATAGTGTTGAAACATTGACAAAATCAATTGATTCAATGAATCAGCAGAGTAATATAATTAAGGGAGTTACAAGTAAATCTCAACTATTATCGAACGAGGGAAATGAAATTGTTTCTTCATTGAGAAAATCTAATGCTGATTCTTTACATGCATCGGAGAAAATTAACACAGGAATAAAAAGTCTGTATGATAAAACTCAGGAAATTCATCATATTATGGTAACAATTGAAAATATTGCAGCGGAAACAAATTTACTTGCATTAAATGCTAGTATTGAAGCAGCTAGGGCAGGGGAGCATGGAAAAGGCTTTTCTGTGGTAGCGGATGAAATAAGAAAGCTTGCTGAACAATCTAAGCAGGCAACATATCAAGTTCGAGGAGTAGTGTCTACGATCGCAACTGAGACCGGTAATACGGTAGAAATTGTAGAACAAACCATGCTTACATCGACTAAATTAAATGATGATGTTTTAGAAACGCAAGATAAGTTTAATCAGTTATCGAATTCAATAAATGAAACTGTCTCAGCACTAGAAATTTTAAATGATGAAATTAGAAATATCACCAATCAAACTTCTATGATAGGAGATGGAATTCAAAGTTCATCAGGTGTTTCCGAACAAACAGCTGCATCTGTGGAGGAAATTAGTTCGTCAATTGACGAGCAAAACAATGCTATAAGACAGGTGGCAAAATCTGCAGAGCAATTAAATATAATGAATAAAGAATTAGATGATATGTTAAGCAAATATAAATTATAA
- a CDS encoding LAGLIDADG family homing endonuclease — MAWEAAYLAGIIDGEGTITLTRIHKNEHRRPCITIASTDKELLIYTKSLTGGIISNKKNYNPEKHKNSFTLNIKKKEKVIDILTHVLPYLRVPSKRKRAFWIIEHYDKVTIRNGKYSKERLNQKLAFEKAFFKF; from the coding sequence ATGGCATGGGAGGCTGCATATTTAGCTGGTATTATCGATGGTGAGGGTACTATCACACTAACTAGAATACATAAAAACGAACATCGGAGGCCTTGTATTACAATTGCATCAACAGACAAAGAACTATTGATTTACACTAAATCTTTGACAGGTGGAATTATTAGTAATAAGAAGAATTACAATCCTGAAAAACATAAGAATTCCTTTACTCTAAACATTAAGAAAAAAGAAAAAGTTATTGATATACTTACCCATGTTTTACCGTATTTAAGAGTTCCTTCAAAAAGAAAACGTGCATTTTGGATTATTGAACACTACGATAAAGTTACAATAAGAAACGGTAAATACAGTAAGGAGCGTTTAAATCAAAAGTTAGCTTTCGAAAAAGCTTTTTTTAAATTTTAA
- a CDS encoding response regulator translates to MKVEVMVIEDDARIAEINSRFTKKIDGFEVVAIATSGAEAIELLEIIQPQLVLLDVFLPDMLGTDLGRVIRKSYPDIDIIMITASSEVDIVGDSLRNGVCDYIVKPVTFERFKTSLEAYQKRLEKLKTTKHLTQEEITALWSLSRQDSHLIEEDGAPKGIDPLTLNKILEFLLNVAEEGITAESLSKQSGVSRSTARRYLEYLISQKKIYAELVYGNVGRPERRYFRFQS, encoded by the coding sequence ATGAAGGTAGAAGTAATGGTGATTGAAGACGATGCTAGGATAGCAGAAATTAATAGCCGTTTTACAAAGAAGATAGATGGCTTTGAGGTAGTAGCCATAGCAACGTCTGGAGCGGAAGCAATTGAATTACTTGAAATTATTCAACCGCAGTTAGTTTTGTTAGATGTGTTTTTACCAGATATGTTAGGAACAGATTTAGGGAGGGTCATCCGTAAGTCTTATCCAGATATCGACATTATTATGATTACTGCATCTTCAGAGGTTGATATAGTTGGAGATTCTTTACGAAATGGGGTTTGTGATTATATTGTCAAACCGGTTACATTCGAGAGATTTAAGACAAGTCTAGAAGCCTATCAAAAAAGATTGGAAAAATTAAAAACGACAAAACATTTAACTCAAGAAGAGATAACAGCTTTATGGAGTTTATCCCGACAAGATAGTCATTTAATAGAGGAAGATGGTGCGCCAAAGGGGATTGATCCACTAACACTCAACAAAATATTAGAGTTTCTTTTAAATGTTGCTGAAGAGGGGATTACAGCTGAATCATTAAGTAAACAGTCTGGGGTTAGTCGATCAACAGCAAGGAGATATTTGGAATATCTTATTTCACAAAAAAAGATATATGCAGAGCTAGTATATGGAAATGTTGGGCGGCCGGAAAGAAGGTACTTCCGTTTTCAGTCATGA
- a CDS encoding tripartite tricarboxylate transporter TctB family protein, whose amino-acid sequence MSKAFDRYSSVMFMVIGIFFVVESQKISESAYGSNVGPDMFPTILGAILVLLSLRLFYETFKYVNEQKGKEELDYKRFFIILISAILYASFIETLGFILTTFLFLLVSFIAMDKKNILKSIVIAACFSGGVYYLFVEVLEGSLPGFPTWF is encoded by the coding sequence ATGAGTAAAGCTTTTGATCGTTACTCAAGTGTTATGTTTATGGTCATAGGAATATTCTTCGTTGTCGAAAGCCAAAAAATTTCGGAAAGTGCATATGGGAGTAATGTTGGCCCTGATATGTTTCCAACTATACTAGGGGCTATATTAGTCTTGCTTAGCCTTCGTCTATTCTATGAAACATTTAAATATGTGAATGAACAAAAGGGGAAAGAAGAGCTAGATTACAAGAGATTTTTCATTATTTTAATTTCTGCTATTCTTTATGCTTCATTTATCGAAACATTAGGTTTTATTTTAACAACATTTCTCTTTTTACTTGTTAGTTTCATCGCAATGGATAAAAAGAATATACTAAAATCCATCGTTATTGCAGCATGCTTTTCAGGTGGGGTTTATTATTTATTTGTTGAAGTTCTTGAAGGCTCTTTACCTGGCTTTCCAACTTGGTTTTAG
- a CDS encoding TniB family NTP-binding protein, translated as MKEKRYPKKLLEQSVQERIEYFHQYSIKHPKLEKVFNELLLLTEFASEESIFFLIGPSRVGKTFIGLKLVETINKKYSDEVEKNKGFIPVVNVLAPATETGHFNWKEFYLQILQKLNEPLIDKKVEIVRDRNFNKVTINKYESVGALKSSVINALNYRKTKLLIIDEAHHLAKVKRGSVLLDQMDVIKTLVNMTNVPILLMGTDLLIEFINQSDQLSSRGINRYFTRYRKEIDEELQVFFRCLLSFQRHLPLLEEPELMDNWEFFYEKSIGCIGLLKKLIYDTFKYESIKNPNLITLRIEDFKEYALNNQQLEKIINAAKKIDGKYSQEEREKTVVINDDIESRDENIKTNKQTKRKPGVRNPKRDSIEMDDVNEA; from the coding sequence ATGAAAGAGAAACGATATCCAAAAAAACTCTTGGAACAGTCGGTTCAAGAACGAATAGAGTACTTCCACCAATATTCAATTAAACATCCTAAGTTAGAGAAGGTATTTAATGAACTTTTACTACTAACTGAATTTGCTTCAGAAGAATCTATCTTTTTCTTAATTGGTCCATCAAGAGTCGGCAAAACTTTTATAGGATTAAAATTGGTTGAAACCATTAATAAAAAGTATAGTGATGAAGTCGAAAAAAATAAAGGATTTATACCGGTTGTTAATGTACTTGCCCCAGCGACAGAAACGGGACATTTTAATTGGAAGGAATTCTATTTGCAAATTTTGCAGAAATTGAATGAACCCCTAATCGATAAAAAAGTGGAAATTGTAAGGGATAGGAATTTTAATAAAGTTACTATTAACAAATATGAATCAGTAGGGGCATTGAAAAGCTCTGTTATTAATGCACTTAATTATAGAAAAACTAAATTGCTTATTATTGATGAGGCACATCATTTAGCTAAAGTAAAAAGGGGCTCTGTTTTATTAGATCAAATGGATGTTATAAAGACTTTAGTTAATATGACCAATGTTCCCATCTTATTAATGGGGACAGATTTGTTAATTGAGTTTATTAATCAAAGTGACCAACTAAGTAGTCGAGGAATTAATAGATATTTTACAAGATATAGGAAGGAAATCGATGAAGAACTTCAAGTTTTTTTTCGCTGTCTTCTTAGTTTTCAACGTCACCTCCCATTATTAGAGGAACCAGAGCTTATGGATAATTGGGAGTTTTTTTATGAAAAGTCGATAGGATGTATTGGTCTTCTTAAGAAATTGATTTACGACACCTTTAAGTATGAGTCTATAAAAAATCCTAATTTAATTACTCTGCGGATTGAGGATTTTAAGGAGTATGCTTTAAATAATCAGCAATTAGAAAAGATAATAAATGCAGCTAAAAAAATAGATGGAAAATATAGTCAGGAAGAAAGAGAGAAAACTGTAGTAATAAATGATGACATTGAATCGAGAGACGAAAATATAAAGACTAATAAACAAACTAAGAGAAAGCCAGGAGTGAGAAATCCGAAGAGAGATTCGATTGAAATGGATGATGTTAATGAAGCTTAA
- a CDS encoding TniQ family protein produces MGEDKKTDLEILGRSRLYNLPPIGIDSVNIESLRSYIGRIAQAHSWKTSDFINDILITEIKNIHYKDNPEIFYGRAGSINGFGDFTEECIKSLESLTMCNNLSYLTLKKCKDIFHHPNIFHRYLRWCSSCLEEFRERKIEIYEPLLWSISIVEYCPNHRKPLNSICPGCGKRPVSFSRKYSPGYCTRCEQWLGSDSEDDKKLCVTEMDSEWKLFVAEQMGELMKLNSSDKLPLEKNGLFNLIHLIIKITSGGNVSRFASLINRDRKRVTEWKLRRGLPNVESLIAICRLLEINLQELLLGNVNKTTLNKEYNHLLNLNIPPGQVQKKRSDQVNDSLEIELEKIYLNEYPPPSLAELQRRFNYYNMERRFPELSKKIAAKNTKYRREQQKLREELICKEVREIIMHLHNLGEVISENNIKRRMDNPGNFRNPLVRATWKKMKQLLEENLI; encoded by the coding sequence GTGGGAGAGGACAAAAAAACTGATTTAGAAATTTTGGGAAGAAGCAGACTATATAATCTGCCCCCCATAGGTATCGATTCAGTTAACATTGAATCTTTAAGAAGTTATATTGGGAGAATTGCACAGGCACATTCTTGGAAAACTAGTGATTTTATTAATGATATTTTAATAACTGAAATTAAAAATATTCATTACAAAGATAATCCGGAGATATTTTATGGCAGGGCTGGTTCAATAAATGGCTTTGGTGATTTTACAGAGGAGTGTATAAAATCACTAGAAAGTTTAACAATGTGCAATAACCTGAGTTATCTTACTCTTAAAAAATGTAAGGATATTTTTCATCATCCAAATATTTTTCATAGATATTTAAGGTGGTGCTCATCTTGCTTAGAAGAGTTTAGGGAAAGAAAAATTGAGATCTATGAACCATTATTATGGAGTATCTCAATTGTCGAATATTGCCCCAATCATCGGAAACCTTTGAATTCTATATGTCCGGGCTGTGGAAAACGACCAGTCTCATTTTCAAGAAAGTATAGTCCGGGCTATTGTACAAGGTGCGAACAGTGGTTAGGGAGCGATAGTGAAGATGACAAAAAATTATGTGTTACTGAAATGGACAGTGAGTGGAAGTTATTTGTAGCAGAACAGATGGGGGAATTAATGAAATTAAATTCTAGTGATAAATTGCCTCTAGAAAAAAACGGCCTGTTTAATTTGATTCATTTAATTATAAAGATAACATCCGGAGGAAATGTATCAAGATTCGCAAGTTTGATAAATAGGGATAGAAAACGTGTTACTGAATGGAAATTAAGAAGGGGGTTACCAAATGTTGAATCATTAATAGCCATTTGTAGACTATTAGAAATTAATCTACAAGAGCTTTTATTAGGGAATGTTAATAAAACTACACTTAATAAAGAATACAATCATTTGCTGAATTTAAACATTCCACCAGGACAAGTTCAGAAGAAGAGATCAGATCAAGTTAATGATAGTTTAGAAATAGAACTAGAGAAAATATATTTAAATGAGTATCCACCACCATCATTGGCTGAACTTCAACGAAGATTCAATTATTATAATATGGAAAGAAGATTTCCAGAGTTAAGTAAAAAGATTGCAGCAAAGAATACTAAGTATAGAAGAGAACAACAAAAGTTAAGAGAAGAATTAATTTGTAAAGAAGTAAGAGAGATTATAATGCATCTACACAATTTAGGTGAAGTAATTTCAGAGAATAACATAAAACGGAGAATGGATAACCCAGGGAATTTTAGAAACCCACTTGTAAGAGCAACTTGGAAAAAAATGAAACAATTGTTGGAAGAGAATTTAATTTGA